A DNA window from Patescibacteria group bacterium contains the following coding sequences:
- a CDS encoding sigma factor-like helix-turn-helix DNA-binding protein gives MENRMTVKNFSPYKIVREAISGLKPNERKVIASRFGVDTDHKTLSSIGRELGLSRERIRQIEKDGLRKLAKSIVEDNNSYIIDIVDAFEKQGGISSHNKIAEKFLDEVMHKDKNEFNSLHLIFLLMPQIIKIERTQELEAGWMLGSVSKDDIVSIIDAWVTHLKKQKRPENIDILVQSHPTQSKYKMTFLSELPEISKRLVRTESGEIGLSVWPEVNPKNVRDKIYFILKKYEKPLHFNEIAAKIKDQSFDGKDIVRATVHNELIADERFVLVGRGIYALSEWGYKEGTVAEIISEILSKNPEGMTAEDIVKAVSKQRIVKKNTILINLQTKPLFKKVGKSKFALK, from the coding sequence ATGGAAAATCGCATGACAGTCAAAAACTTTTCTCCCTACAAAATTGTAAGAGAGGCAATCAGCGGCTTAAAACCAAACGAACGTAAGGTTATAGCTAGCCGTTTTGGTGTTGATACTGATCACAAAACACTGTCATCCATCGGTCGTGAGCTTGGACTTTCACGCGAAAGAATTCGTCAGATCGAAAAAGACGGTCTTCGCAAGCTTGCTAAATCTATCGTTGAAGATAACAACTCATATATTATCGATATCGTTGACGCTTTTGAGAAACAGGGCGGTATTTCTAGCCACAACAAAATCGCTGAGAAATTCCTCGACGAAGTAATGCACAAAGACAAGAATGAGTTCAACTCGCTTCACCTGATCTTCCTTTTGATGCCACAGATCATCAAGATCGAGCGTACACAAGAGCTCGAAGCTGGTTGGATGCTTGGGTCTGTCTCCAAAGATGACATAGTCTCAATCATCGATGCTTGGGTCACACATTTGAAGAAACAAAAACGTCCAGAGAATATTGATATTTTGGTCCAATCTCATCCAACTCAATCCAAATACAAGATGACCTTCCTTTCAGAACTTCCAGAAATTTCCAAACGACTTGTTCGCACCGAATCTGGTGAAATCGGTCTGTCTGTCTGGCCTGAAGTCAACCCAAAGAATGTCAGAGACAAAATCTACTTTATTCTTAAAAAGTATGAAAAACCTCTCCATTTCAACGAAATCGCTGCCAAGATCAAGGATCAGAGCTTCGATGGTAAGGACATTGTCCGCGCTACCGTTCACAATGAGTTGATTGCTGATGAACGTTTCGTCTTGGTTGGCCGTGGGATCTACGCTCTGTCAGAATGGGGCTACAAAGAGGGGACTGTCGCCGAAATCATTTCTGAAATTCTATCCAAGAATCCCGAAGGCATGACCGCAGAGGATATCGTCAAGGCAGTGTCCAAACAGAGAATTGTGAAGAAAAATACCATCCTTATAAATCTTCAGACAAAGCCACTATTTAAAAAAGTTGGCAAGTCAAAATTTGCTCTAAAATAA
- a CDS encoding DUF87 domain-containing protein — protein MNKKIKKVDWLAAQEYTVLRIDVPRNNEKSPMAAEQMFAAIHGIYSESAEFQNHLSFEIVSKDKFIQFYIYLPLHLKDFVEGQIYAQYPTVEINEVDDYAQNASIGSKDYAICELNLTKPDVYPIKTFTDFDVDPISSITSVMTKLGEDEEVWVQFVIKPIGDEWQEKGHEMVSSVRNGTNIAKVGLGRAIASGFAKFGKALVLQAIRPGVDLDQPEKEVKLPSAVEDALKNIELKITKLGFETKIRVLALGTDPTLTKAKCQNIAATFKQFNSTTLNGFKIGEVHINNQTSFKDFVYRSFEDDGAILNIAEIASIFHLPSSSVSTPNIVWSGSKKGEPPSNLPLRTNTEESQFTVLGLTNFRNNLQEFGIKTDDRRRHIYIIGKSGTGKSTLIENMVINDIAAGKGVILIDPHGETADKILACTPDSRINDVIVFDPSDREFPVAFNLLETVDDDFKGIVASGFVGIFKKIFGESWGPRLEHILRNTVLALLDCPDSTMLDIPKMLTNNRFRDKIVEQVKDSVIRDFWVNEFAQYDSKFRTEAVSPILNKVGQFLATSTIRNIVGQAHSRLNIREVMDQQKVMIVNLSRGKIGEDNSALLGAMMITKIQLAAMSRADVTIENRPDCFLYVDEFQNFATDSFATILSEARKYNLSLTIAHQYIAQMPDPVKEAVFGNAGTLISFRVGGSDAVTLVKEYAPVFEENDMVNLEKAHIYIKLLIDGIAPPAFSARTLPPVAKLTGNYDQVVNQSHQKYSVARSTVEAQIDGKSSQEEEELKREAEIFKSGGLEALLTKRGAASPSSEPEDRAPEKETVNSAFIPEEAQAEPKPLVDSEPEDKPVYKSEPVSQPESAKLEEHANREDVASVKHESHEKPEEPTKSDEPRILKWQNVIEGKVYKERTARGNVKWYVGDEVDEEKLLKAGVVLDDKAKRIIALTAKLADHDGTQKKNVVGESDSIRPEKVDNLLEPKEVPSTAIVESNLLPEIAPNILPAFQPENLPEKHEADSPALAHSILSPNEEKELPKTDHAEAPTKHAESHHVTHHHATHLAEGQSVKLHHKEEDK, from the coding sequence ATGAACAAAAAAATCAAAAAAGTCGACTGGCTAGCCGCTCAAGAATACACAGTATTGCGTATAGATGTACCGCGCAACAACGAGAAGTCGCCGATGGCCGCTGAGCAAATGTTTGCCGCTATTCATGGTATCTACTCCGAATCTGCCGAATTCCAAAATCATCTGAGCTTCGAGATAGTCTCAAAAGATAAGTTCATTCAATTCTATATCTATTTGCCTTTGCACTTGAAGGATTTCGTAGAGGGTCAGATCTATGCTCAATATCCGACTGTCGAGATTAATGAAGTCGATGATTATGCCCAGAATGCCAGTATTGGCTCCAAAGATTATGCCATCTGCGAACTTAATTTGACCAAGCCAGATGTCTATCCAATCAAAACCTTTACAGATTTCGATGTAGACCCGATTTCATCTATCACTTCCGTCATGACCAAGCTTGGCGAGGATGAGGAAGTCTGGGTTCAATTTGTGATCAAGCCAATAGGGGATGAGTGGCAGGAAAAAGGTCATGAAATGGTCTCTTCTGTCCGAAACGGCACCAATATTGCCAAGGTTGGACTCGGCCGTGCTATCGCAAGTGGTTTTGCAAAATTTGGCAAAGCTTTAGTCTTGCAGGCGATCAGACCTGGCGTCGACTTGGATCAGCCAGAAAAGGAAGTCAAATTGCCATCTGCCGTAGAGGACGCCCTCAAGAATATTGAGCTCAAAATCACCAAACTTGGATTCGAGACCAAAATCAGGGTATTGGCTCTCGGGACCGATCCAACTCTGACCAAAGCTAAATGCCAAAATATCGCTGCAACGTTCAAGCAGTTTAATTCGACCACCCTAAACGGTTTCAAAATAGGGGAAGTCCATATCAACAATCAGACCTCATTCAAGGATTTCGTATATCGCTCGTTTGAAGATGACGGCGCGATCCTCAATATCGCTGAAATTGCTTCAATATTCCATTTACCATCTAGTTCAGTCTCGACCCCAAATATTGTTTGGTCTGGCTCCAAGAAGGGAGAACCACCTTCCAACTTACCGCTTCGAACAAACACTGAAGAATCTCAATTTACAGTGCTTGGACTTACGAATTTTCGGAATAATTTACAGGAGTTTGGCATCAAAACTGATGATCGCCGACGACATATTTATATTATTGGTAAATCTGGTACTGGTAAGTCCACATTGATCGAGAATATGGTGATCAACGATATCGCGGCCGGCAAAGGCGTAATCCTAATTGATCCGCATGGAGAAACTGCGGACAAGATTTTGGCGTGTACTCCTGACAGTCGTATCAACGATGTTATAGTCTTTGATCCTTCCGATCGCGAATTTCCTGTCGCCTTCAACCTATTGGAAACGGTCGATGATGATTTTAAGGGGATTGTCGCATCTGGTTTTGTTGGAATCTTCAAGAAGATATTTGGTGAATCATGGGGACCTAGACTTGAGCATATTCTTCGAAATACTGTTTTGGCGCTTCTGGATTGTCCCGATTCCACCATGCTGGACATCCCCAAGATGTTGACCAACAACAGGTTCCGCGACAAGATCGTCGAGCAGGTTAAAGATTCGGTGATCCGAGACTTCTGGGTCAATGAATTCGCACAATATGATAGCAAATTTAGGACTGAGGCTGTTTCACCAATTTTGAACAAAGTTGGGCAGTTCCTGGCCACTTCGACTATTCGAAACATTGTCGGTCAAGCACATTCTCGTCTGAACATTCGTGAAGTCATGGACCAGCAGAAGGTAATGATTGTAAATCTATCTCGTGGCAAGATCGGAGAAGACAACTCTGCGCTTCTCGGCGCGATGATGATTACCAAGATTCAGCTTGCCGCGATGAGCCGTGCTGATGTCACAATCGAGAATAGACCAGATTGTTTCCTCTACGTGGACGAGTTTCAGAACTTTGCGACTGACTCTTTCGCTACGATTCTTTCCGAGGCTCGAAAGTATAATCTGTCCCTTACTATTGCTCATCAATACATCGCTCAAATGCCTGACCCGGTCAAAGAAGCAGTATTTGGCAATGCGGGTACCCTGATCTCATTCCGTGTTGGTGGATCTGACGCTGTGACGCTGGTCAAAGAGTATGCTCCTGTTTTTGAAGAAAACGATATGGTTAATCTCGAGAAGGCTCATATCTATATCAAACTTCTAATCGATGGTATAGCACCGCCAGCTTTCTCTGCCAGAACTCTGCCACCAGTCGCCAAATTGACCGGCAACTATGATCAGGTTGTGAACCAATCTCACCAAAAATATTCTGTCGCGCGCAGTACCGTCGAGGCTCAGATTGATGGTAAGTCAAGTCAGGAAGAGGAAGAGCTGAAAAGAGAGGCTGAAATCTTCAAATCTGGCGGACTCGAAGCGCTTCTGACAAAACGTGGCGCCGCTTCACCTAGTTCGGAGCCAGAGGACCGCGCTCCCGAAAAGGAAACCGTCAACTCCGCATTTATCCCAGAGGAGGCGCAAGCCGAGCCAAAGCCTCTTGTAGACTCTGAGCCAGAAGATAAACCTGTATACAAGTCTGAACCAGTATCTCAGCCAGAATCAGCAAAGCTAGAAGAACATGCTAATCGCGAAGACGTAGCCTCAGTAAAACATGAAAGCCATGAAAAACCCGAAGAGCCTACTAAGTCAGACGAGCCAAGAATCCTGAAGTGGCAGAACGTTATAGAGGGCAAGGTCTACAAGGAGCGCACAGCACGAGGTAATGTGAAGTGGTATGTTGGCGACGAGGTCGACGAGGAGAAGCTTCTCAAGGCCGGTGTAGTCTTGGACGACAAGGCGAAGCGAATCATTGCGCTAACCGCCAAACTCGCAGATCATGATGGCACCCAGAAAAAAAATGTAGTAGGGGAGAGCGATTCTATCCGTCCCGAAAAAGTGGACAATCTATTGGAGCCAAAAGAAGTACCAAGCACTGCGATCGTAGAATCAAATTTGCTTCCAGAAATTGCGCCAAATATATTACCTGCTTTTCAACCGGAGAATCTACCAGAGAAACACGAAGCAGACAGTCCTGCGCTTGCCCACTCGATATTGTCGCCGAATGAAGAGAAGGAACTGCCGAAGACTGATCATGCTGAGGCGCCAACTAAACATGCCGAATCTCATCATGTGACGCATCATCACGCTACCCATCTAGCGGAAGGCCAGTCGGTTAAGCTACACCACAAAGAGGAAGATAAATAG